In a single window of the Pseudomonadota bacterium genome:
- the pheS gene encoding phenylalanine--tRNA ligase subunit alpha, translated as MKDSIGNLLQSAVRAISDSNDLKELENLRVAYLGKKGQVTALMQQMRDLLAEERPKFGAQVNEIKVEIAAALERQRAVLAEAGMSARIEAERVDVSLPGTGVAPGALHPVTRTIERITALFGQLGFAVAEGPEIESDFYNFEALNIPPHHPARAMHDTFYFGDGTLLRTHTSSVQIRHMQGAGAPCRVISPGRVYRCDSDQTHTPMFHQVEGLYIDTSVSFSDLMGHLETFLTLFFDQDDVRIRFRPSYFPFTEPSAEVDISIGGGAWLEVLGSGMVHPNVLRAVNVDPDVYRGYAFGLGVERLAMLRYGVDDLRVFFENDVRFLQQFG; from the coding sequence ATGAAAGATTCGATCGGAAATCTGTTGCAGAGCGCGGTCAGGGCGATCTCCGACAGCAACGACCTCAAAGAGTTGGAAAACCTGCGCGTGGCCTACCTCGGCAAGAAGGGTCAGGTCACGGCGCTCATGCAACAGATGCGTGATCTGCTCGCCGAGGAGCGGCCCAAGTTCGGCGCTCAGGTCAACGAGATCAAGGTGGAGATTGCCGCCGCGCTGGAGCGCCAGAGGGCCGTGCTGGCCGAGGCGGGCATGAGTGCGCGCATCGAAGCCGAGCGGGTCGACGTCAGCTTGCCCGGCACGGGCGTGGCGCCCGGCGCGTTGCACCCGGTGACCCGCACGATCGAGCGCATCACCGCGCTGTTCGGCCAGCTCGGTTTTGCCGTGGCCGAGGGCCCCGAGATCGAGTCGGACTTCTACAATTTCGAGGCGCTCAACATCCCGCCGCACCACCCCGCGCGCGCGATGCACGACACCTTCTATTTCGGCGACGGGACGCTGTTGCGCACCCACACATCCAGCGTGCAGATCCGCCACATGCAGGGCGCGGGTGCGCCGTGCCGCGTGATCTCGCCGGGCCGCGTGTACCGCTGCGACTCCGACCAGACGCACACGCCCATGTTTCACCAGGTCGAAGGTTTGTACATCGACACGTCGGTGTCGTTCTCGGACCTGATGGGCCACCTTGAGACCTTCCTGACCCTGTTTTTCGATCAGGATGATGTGCGCATCCGCTTCCGCCCGTCGTATTTCCCGTTCACCGAGCCCTCTGCCGAAGTTGACATCAGTATCGGTGGCGGTGCCTGGCTTGAGGTATTGGGCTCCGGCATGGTGCACCCGAATGTGTTGCGCGCCGTGAATGTCGACCCGGATGTCTACCGTGGCTACGCCTTCGGGCTCGGTGTCGAACGGCTCGCCATGCTGCGCTACGGCGTGGATGACCTGCGCGTGTTCTTCGAGAACGACGTCCGTTTTCTGCAGCAGTTCGGCTGA
- the rplT gene encoding 50S ribosomal protein L20, which yields MARVKRGVTARARHKKILKKAKGYRGARSRVFRVAKQAVTKAGQYAYRDRRQRKRQFRALWIARINAAARMCDLSYSRLIDGLNKANVEVDRKVLADLAVHDFPAFEKLAEQAKANLGTA from the coding sequence ATGGCTCGAGTGAAACGCGGCGTCACGGCACGTGCACGCCACAAGAAAATTCTGAAGAAGGCCAAAGGCTACCGCGGCGCGCGCAGCCGGGTCTTTCGCGTTGCCAAACAGGCAGTCACCAAGGCGGGACAGTACGCCTACCGCGACCGTCGCCAGCGCAAGCGTCAGTTCCGCGCACTCTGGATCGCCCGCATCAACGCGGCGGCCCGCATGTGCGATCTGTCCTACAGCCGCTTGATCGACGGGCTCAACAAGGCCAACGTCGAGGTCGACCGCAAAGTGCTGGCGGACCTCGCCGTGCACGATTTTCCGGCCTTTGAAAAGCTCGCAGAGCAAGCCAAAGCCAACCTCGGCACGGCCTGA
- a CDS encoding acyl-CoA dehydrogenase: protein MRVDFRTEDDTVERPELSAKDAPDLSSFNWADPLRLDDQLSDEERMIRDSANAYAQDKLQTRVTAAFREESVEPEIFAEMGSVGLLGSTIPEAYGGIGAGYVAYGLVAREVERVDSGYRSMMSVQSSLVMYPIYAYGSEAQRVRYLPKLASGEWIGCFGLTESDAGSDPGSMKTRAEKIDGGYRLSGSKMWISNSPIADVFVVWAKSEEHGDRIRGFVLEKGMAGLSAPKVGGKLSLRASVTGEIVLDKVEVGEDALLPHVSGLKGPFGCLNRARYGIAWGAMGAAETCWHAARQYGLDRKQFGRPLANTQLFQKKLADMQTEIAIGLQSALQVGRLMDRAEAAPEMISLIKRNNCGKALDIARLARDMHGGNGISEEFQVIRHMMNLETVNTYEGTHDVHALILGRAQTGLQAFF, encoded by the coding sequence ATGCGCGTTGACTTCCGGACAGAGGACGACACCGTGGAACGACCTGAGCTTAGCGCCAAAGACGCGCCCGACCTGTCGAGTTTCAACTGGGCCGACCCCTTGCGGCTCGACGACCAGCTCAGCGACGAAGAGCGCATGATCCGCGACAGCGCCAACGCCTACGCGCAGGACAAGCTCCAGACACGCGTGACGGCGGCCTTCCGCGAGGAGTCGGTCGAACCCGAGATCTTCGCGGAAATGGGATCGGTCGGCTTGCTCGGCTCAACGATCCCGGAGGCCTACGGCGGCATCGGCGCGGGCTACGTCGCCTACGGCCTGGTGGCGCGCGAGGTCGAGCGGGTGGATTCCGGCTACCGCTCGATGATGTCGGTGCAGAGTTCGCTGGTCATGTACCCGATCTACGCCTACGGCAGCGAGGCGCAGCGGGTGCGGTACCTGCCCAAACTCGCCAGCGGCGAGTGGATCGGGTGTTTCGGCCTGACCGAGTCTGACGCGGGTTCGGACCCCGGTAGCATGAAGACGCGCGCCGAGAAGATCGACGGTGGTTACCGCTTGAGCGGCAGTAAGATGTGGATTTCCAACAGCCCGATTGCCGACGTGTTCGTGGTCTGGGCGAAGTCGGAGGAACACGGGGATCGCATCCGCGGGTTCGTGTTGGAAAAGGGCATGGCCGGACTGAGCGCGCCCAAGGTTGGCGGCAAGCTCAGCCTGCGGGCGTCGGTCACCGGTGAGATCGTGCTCGACAAGGTCGAGGTCGGCGAGGATGCGCTGCTGCCGCACGTCTCCGGGCTCAAGGGGCCGTTCGGCTGTCTGAACCGCGCACGGTACGGCATCGCGTGGGGTGCGATGGGTGCAGCGGAGACCTGCTGGCACGCGGCACGGCAGTACGGCCTCGACCGAAAGCAATTCGGGCGACCGCTGGCCAACACGCAGCTGTTTCAGAAGAAGCTCGCCGACATGCAGACCGAGATTGCCATCGGCCTGCAATCGGCGCTGCAGGTCGGGCGGCTCATGGACCGGGCCGAAGCGGCCCCGGAGATGATTTCCCTGATCAAGCGGAACAACTGCGGCAAGGCGCTCGACATTGCGCGGCTGGCCAGGGACATGCACGGTGGCAACGGCATCAGTGAGGAATTCCAGGTGATCCGACACATGATGAACCTCGAGACCGTCAACACCTACGAGGGCACGCACGACGTGCACGCGTTGATCCTCGGGCGTGCACAGACCGGCTTGCAGGCGTTTTTCTGA
- the ihfA gene encoding integration host factor subunit alpha — translation MALTKADIAETLFDDLGLNKRESKELVEQFFEMVRVALEEGRDVKLSGFGNFILRDKKQRPGRNPKTGEEIPISARRVVTFRPGQKLKARVEAYAGSQQQH, via the coding sequence ATGGCATTGACCAAAGCCGATATCGCCGAAACCCTGTTCGACGACCTCGGGCTCAACAAGCGAGAGTCCAAGGAGCTGGTCGAGCAGTTCTTTGAAATGGTGCGTGTTGCGCTCGAAGAGGGCCGCGACGTCAAGCTGTCAGGGTTCGGCAATTTCATCCTGCGCGACAAGAAGCAACGCCCCGGACGCAATCCCAAGACCGGCGAAGAAATTCCCATTTCCGCGCGCCGCGTTGTGACCTTCCGCCCCGGCCAAAAGCTGAAAGCACGAGTAGAAGCCTATGCTGGAAGCCAACAGCAGCACTGA
- the infC gene encoding translation initiation factor IF-3 gives MPLPSGSAPRSPTAAEQLKRDSAIAAKNRLRHNGEITVQTVRLITADGEQAGIMSIRDALSAAEEASLDLVEIAPQSDPPVCRIMDFGRYRFEQSKKQNAGKKKQKQQQVKEIKFRPGTEDADYQVKLRKLTEFIENGDKAKVTLRFRGREMAHRELGLQLLQRVEQDLDEISTVEQKPLLEGRQMVMMLAPKRK, from the coding sequence ATGCCTTTGCCGAGCGGCTCGGCACCGAGGTCGCCAACCGCGGCCGAACAACTGAAGAGGGATAGCGCAATAGCTGCAAAAAACCGACTGCGGCACAACGGTGAAATCACCGTACAAACCGTTCGACTGATCACCGCCGATGGCGAACAAGCCGGCATCATGTCCATACGCGACGCCTTGTCCGCCGCCGAAGAGGCCAGTCTCGACCTCGTCGAGATCGCCCCCCAGTCCGACCCGCCGGTGTGCCGGATCATGGACTTCGGGCGGTACCGGTTTGAGCAGTCCAAGAAGCAGAACGCTGGCAAGAAGAAGCAGAAGCAGCAGCAGGTCAAGGAGATCAAGTTCCGGCCCGGTACCGAGGACGCCGATTACCAGGTCAAGCTGCGCAAGCTGACCGAGTTCATCGAAAACGGTGACAAGGCGAAAGTCACGCTGCGGTTCCGCGGGCGCGAGATGGCGCACCGGGAGCTGGGGCTCCAACTGTTGCAGCGTGTGGAGCAGGATCTCGACGAGATCTCCACCGTTGAACAGAAGCCGCTCCTCGAGGGGCGGCAGATGGTCATGATGCTCGCGCCCAAGCGCAAGTGA
- the aroC gene encoding chorismate synthase, with translation MSGNAFGRLFTVTTWGESHGPNIGAILDGCPPGLALSEADIQGDLDRRKPGRSRHVTQRKESDAVRIVSGVFEGRTTGTPIGLIIENEDQRSKDYSKIADRFRPNHADYAYQQKYGVRDYRGGGRSSARQTAMRVAAGAIAKKWLRERYGVTVRACITQIGRIALHANAFDWTAVEDNDFFWPNAAQCADLDAYLIEIRRLKDSVGARVEVEATGLPPGWGEPIFDGLDADIAHAMLSINAAKAVSIGDGFDVVGQRGSEHRDEVSPTGFLSNHSGGVQGGISSGQPVRVSVAFKPTSSIQVPGRSVNLEGEPVDVVTTGRHDPCVGIRAVPIVEAMLALVLMDHALRHRAQCGDVVSETPVIPPSAG, from the coding sequence ATGAGTGGAAATGCGTTTGGCCGGTTGTTCACGGTGACCACCTGGGGCGAGAGCCACGGCCCCAACATTGGCGCGATCCTGGACGGTTGCCCGCCCGGGCTGGCGCTCAGCGAGGCAGACATTCAAGGCGACCTCGACCGGCGTAAACCGGGTCGCTCACGCCATGTCACGCAACGCAAGGAGAGCGATGCGGTTCGCATCGTCTCCGGTGTCTTCGAAGGCCGCACCACCGGCACGCCGATCGGGCTGATCATCGAGAACGAAGACCAGCGTTCCAAGGACTACAGCAAGATCGCCGATCGCTTCCGCCCCAACCACGCCGACTACGCCTACCAACAGAAGTACGGGGTCCGGGACTACCGGGGCGGAGGGCGCTCCTCGGCCCGCCAGACCGCGATGCGGGTGGCGGCCGGTGCGATCGCCAAGAAGTGGCTGCGCGAGCGCTACGGGGTGACGGTGCGCGCCTGCATCACCCAGATCGGGCGCATTGCGTTGCATGCCAACGCCTTCGACTGGACAGCGGTTGAAGACAACGACTTTTTCTGGCCGAACGCCGCGCAGTGTGCTGACCTCGACGCGTACCTGATCGAGATCCGCCGTCTCAAGGATTCCGTCGGCGCGCGGGTCGAGGTCGAGGCGACCGGGCTGCCACCGGGCTGGGGCGAGCCGATCTTCGACGGATTGGACGCGGACATCGCGCACGCGATGTTGAGCATCAACGCGGCCAAGGCGGTCTCGATCGGCGACGGATTCGATGTGGTTGGCCAGCGCGGCAGTGAACACCGCGATGAGGTCTCACCGACGGGGTTTCTCTCGAATCACTCCGGTGGTGTCCAGGGCGGCATCAGCTCGGGCCAGCCGGTGCGCGTGTCGGTTGCCTTCAAGCCGACGTCCAGCATCCAGGTGCCAGGACGCAGCGTGAATCTGGAGGGCGAGCCGGTGGACGTGGTCACGACCGGTCGTCACGACCCCTGCGTTGGCATTCGCGCCGTGCCCATTGTCGAGGCGATGCTGGCGCTGGTGCTCATGGACCACGCGCTGCGCCACCGGGCGCAGTGCGGTGATGTGGTGTCGGAAACGCCGGTGATTCCACCAAGCGCCGGCTAG
- a CDS encoding MerR family transcriptional regulator, translating to MLEANSSTESELPPIPGKRYFTIGEVSELCAVKPHVLRYWEQEFPSLSPVKRRGNRRYYQRHDVILIRQIRSLLYDQGYTIGGARQQLTSEEVRDDNAQSAQLARQLRSELEDILRILNT from the coding sequence ATGCTGGAAGCCAACAGCAGCACTGAAAGCGAACTTCCGCCGATTCCCGGCAAGCGCTACTTCACCATCGGTGAAGTCAGCGAGCTGTGCGCGGTCAAACCCCATGTGCTGCGCTACTGGGAGCAGGAGTTTCCGAGCCTCAGTCCGGTCAAACGGCGCGGCAACCGACGGTACTACCAGCGTCACGACGTCATCCTCATCCGCCAGATTCGCAGCCTGCTCTACGACCAGGGCTACACCATCGGCGGCGCGCGCCAGCAGCTCACCAGCGAAGAGGTCCGCGACGACAACGCTCAGTCGGCCCAGCTGGCCCGCCAGCTCCGGTCCGAACTCGAAGACATCCTCCGTATCCTGAACACCTGA
- a CDS encoding FAD-binding oxidoreductase: MTSSSSLPDAALTALRAALGEDAVKPTPAPCLQEPRDLFTGHSPWLAEPRTTAQVVKALQVCSAHRIPVIPYGGGTGLVGGQTDTAVRASLLLSTARLNDIRRIDALDAVLVCGAGLTLHDVQQRAADHGMLFPLSLASEGSCTVGGNLATNAGGVNVLRYGNARALCLGVEAVLADGTVVSDLGGLRKDNTGYALSQLLIGSEGTLGVITAAALRLFPQPHERVATLAAVPHPRAALALLDRLQQALGERVTAFELISHQGIAFLAESGIAHRMPLTEESPWYVLTEVASGPDPALGDTVANLLADAASAELVDDAIIASNEAQRQALWHLRESIPEANRLVGSVASFDISVPISAIPDFIDHAQRALGALDSRLRINCFGHVGDGNLHFNSFPPTGASKADFRDVAGEVKRIVYDLVDTHGGSFSAEHGVGRQKTGQLAQYGDPGKLAAMRAIKQALDPHNLLNPGAVLPD; encoded by the coding sequence ATGACGAGCTCGAGTTCACTCCCCGACGCTGCGTTGACGGCGCTGCGGGCGGCCCTGGGCGAAGACGCAGTGAAACCCACCCCCGCGCCGTGCTTGCAGGAACCCCGCGACCTCTTCACCGGCCACAGCCCCTGGCTCGCCGAACCGCGCACCACAGCGCAGGTGGTCAAGGCCCTGCAAGTGTGCTCGGCTCACCGCATCCCCGTGATTCCCTACGGCGGTGGCACCGGGCTGGTCGGCGGGCAAACCGACACGGCCGTGCGCGCGTCGCTGCTGCTGAGCACCGCGCGCCTGAACGACATCCGCCGCATCGATGCCCTTGATGCGGTACTGGTGTGCGGTGCAGGCCTGACCCTACACGACGTGCAGCAACGCGCCGCTGACCACGGGATGCTGTTTCCCCTGTCACTGGCGTCCGAGGGCAGCTGCACCGTCGGCGGCAACCTTGCAACCAACGCCGGTGGCGTCAACGTGCTGCGCTACGGCAACGCCCGAGCCCTGTGTCTCGGCGTCGAGGCCGTGTTGGCCGATGGCACCGTCGTAAGCGACCTCGGTGGATTGAGAAAAGACAACACCGGCTACGCCCTGAGCCAACTTCTGATTGGCAGCGAGGGCACCCTCGGTGTTATCACCGCGGCGGCGCTCCGGCTGTTTCCGCAACCGCATGAGCGCGTCGCCACCCTCGCGGCCGTGCCACACCCACGGGCCGCGCTGGCGTTGCTCGACCGTTTGCAACAGGCACTCGGCGAGCGCGTTACCGCGTTCGAACTGATTTCGCACCAAGGCATCGCATTCCTCGCCGAATCCGGCATCGCGCACCGCATGCCGCTCACCGAAGAGAGCCCCTGGTACGTCCTGACCGAAGTCGCCAGCGGGCCCGACCCCGCACTCGGCGACACGGTGGCCAACCTGCTGGCCGACGCCGCCTCGGCCGAGCTGGTCGACGACGCCATTATCGCCAGCAACGAGGCGCAGCGGCAGGCGCTGTGGCACCTGCGTGAATCGATTCCCGAGGCCAATCGGCTGGTGGGGTCGGTTGCAAGCTTTGACATCTCGGTGCCGATCAGCGCCATCCCGGATTTCATCGACCACGCCCAGCGCGCGCTGGGCGCGCTCGACAGCCGGTTGCGCATCAATTGCTTCGGCCACGTGGGCGATGGCAACCTGCACTTCAACAGCTTCCCACCAACCGGCGCCAGCAAAGCCGATTTCCGGGATGTGGCAGGCGAGGTCAAACGCATCGTGTACGACCTGGTGGACACACACGGCGGTTCGTTCAGCGCCGAACACGGCGTCGGTCGTCAGAAAACCGGACAACTGGCGCAGTACGGCGACCCGGGCAAACTGGCTGCCATGCGCGCCATCAAGCAGGCGCTGGACCCCCACAACCTCTTGAACCCGGGCGCCGTCCTGCCGGACTGA
- the rpmI gene encoding 50S ribosomal protein L35 produces the protein MPKIKTLRGAAKRFRKTANGFKHAQSYKRHILTKKASKRKRQLGPKHQVEACDVASVKQMLPHV, from the coding sequence ATGCCGAAGATCAAAACGCTTCGGGGCGCGGCCAAGCGCTTTCGAAAAACCGCGAACGGGTTCAAGCACGCCCAGTCGTACAAGCGTCACATTCTCACCAAGAAGGCCAGCAAGCGGAAACGCCAGCTCGGACCCAAGCACCAGGTGGAAGCCTGCGATGTTGCGTCCGTCAAGCAAATGCTGCCCCACGTCTGA
- the pheT gene encoding phenylalanine--tRNA ligase subunit beta, whose translation MKFSERWLREWVNPAVDTDGLAEQLTLLGLEVDDLERGAALGDKVIVAEILSTEQHPDADRLRVCQVDTGAGTVQIVCGAPNARTGLRAPLALPGARLPGGIKIKKSKLRGVASEGMLCSARELELSEEDAGLYEFADDAPVGTAVVDYLGLDDVTFDIDLTPNRGDCLSIRGVAFDLSARNDLAVNAVEIPDIAATQDQCLPVSIAPNSGCVRFAGRVIRGVKADAPSPAWLVEKLRRSGVRSISPIVDLTNYVMFELGQPMHAYDLATLDTGITVRGADGAESVTLLDERVVTPEAGTVLITDGSGPIGLGGIMGGLSTGVSDGTTDVFLEAALFHHLAIAGKPRALNAHTDAAARFERGVERGLQEQAIERMTALVLDICGGEPGPIDVVENADYPAEAVCIRLRRARIPAVLGCAFDDAEVSAILGRLGVALQPAEDGWDAVPPARRYDLRIEEDLIEELARIRGFDSISRTSPDTALTMRAVSETSTPVAALRSVLVERGYLEAVTYSFVDPALQSQLIPGVDAIPLANPISSDLAVMRTSLLPGLVQALQRNQHRQQPRVRLFELGRRYLRDPAGAVVETPLVAGVACGGVGAETWRDNTEVDFFSVKADLEALVARSGAVLRCAAGEHAALHPGRCAEVLIDGKPAGWLGELHPTHIESLGLSTRPVVFEVAQDALSGGQLPTFAGLSRFPAVRRDLALVLDAAIPVQGLLDVVRQHAGATLSDLIVFDVYTGVGVTDGCKSVALGLILQDFSRTLSEQDVDDVVSRVLENVAKELGAKLR comes from the coding sequence ATGAAATTTTCCGAAAGGTGGTTGCGCGAGTGGGTCAACCCGGCGGTTGACACCGACGGCCTGGCCGAGCAACTGACGCTGCTGGGCTTGGAGGTCGACGATCTGGAACGGGGCGCGGCCCTCGGTGACAAGGTCATCGTGGCCGAGATCCTCTCCACCGAGCAGCACCCCGATGCCGACCGACTGCGCGTCTGTCAGGTGGACACCGGGGCGGGTACCGTCCAGATCGTCTGTGGCGCGCCGAACGCGCGGACGGGCTTGCGCGCGCCATTGGCCCTGCCTGGCGCCCGGTTGCCCGGCGGCATCAAAATCAAGAAAAGCAAACTGCGTGGCGTGGCTTCGGAAGGCATGCTCTGCAGTGCGCGCGAATTGGAGCTGAGCGAGGAAGACGCGGGCTTGTACGAGTTCGCTGACGACGCACCGGTCGGCACCGCGGTGGTCGACTACCTCGGGCTCGATGACGTCACCTTCGACATCGACCTCACGCCGAACCGGGGCGACTGTCTGTCGATCCGCGGCGTTGCCTTCGATCTCTCGGCACGTAACGATTTGGCGGTGAACGCCGTCGAAATCCCCGACATCGCGGCGACGCAGGACCAGTGCCTGCCGGTGTCGATTGCGCCGAACTCGGGCTGCGTGCGCTTCGCCGGCCGTGTCATCCGGGGCGTCAAGGCGGACGCGCCGTCACCGGCGTGGCTGGTGGAAAAATTGCGCCGGTCGGGTGTGCGCAGCATCTCGCCGATTGTCGACCTGACCAATTACGTGATGTTCGAGCTCGGCCAGCCGATGCACGCCTACGACCTCGCCACGCTCGACACCGGCATCACCGTGCGCGGCGCCGACGGCGCCGAGTCGGTGACCTTGCTGGACGAGCGCGTTGTGACTCCTGAGGCCGGCACCGTCCTGATCACCGACGGGTCCGGCCCGATCGGTCTCGGCGGCATCATGGGCGGGCTCAGCACCGGGGTCAGCGACGGCACGACCGACGTGTTTCTCGAAGCCGCGTTGTTCCACCACCTCGCGATCGCCGGCAAACCCCGCGCACTCAACGCGCACACCGATGCGGCGGCCCGGTTCGAACGCGGTGTCGAGCGCGGCCTGCAGGAGCAGGCGATCGAGCGCATGACCGCGCTGGTTCTCGACATCTGCGGCGGGGAGCCCGGCCCGATCGACGTGGTCGAGAACGCCGACTACCCGGCGGAGGCGGTGTGCATCCGGTTGCGCCGGGCACGCATCCCGGCGGTGCTCGGCTGCGCCTTCGACGACGCCGAGGTGAGCGCGATACTGGGCCGGCTCGGTGTCGCCTTGCAGCCGGCGGAGGACGGGTGGGACGCGGTGCCGCCAGCCCGCCGCTACGACCTGCGCATCGAGGAGGACCTGATCGAGGAGCTCGCGCGCATTCGCGGCTTTGACAGCATCTCGCGCACCAGCCCGGACACGGCGTTGACGATGCGCGCGGTGTCGGAAACGTCAACCCCCGTCGCCGCGCTGCGGTCGGTGTTGGTCGAGCGCGGGTACCTCGAGGCGGTGACCTACAGCTTTGTCGACCCGGCGTTGCAATCCCAACTGATCCCCGGTGTCGATGCGATTCCACTTGCCAACCCGATCTCGAGTGACCTCGCGGTCATGCGCACCAGTTTGCTGCCCGGACTCGTGCAGGCGCTGCAGCGCAACCAGCACCGCCAGCAGCCGCGTGTGCGGTTGTTCGAGCTCGGTCGCCGCTACCTGCGCGACCCGGCGGGTGCGGTTGTCGAGACGCCCCTGGTCGCCGGTGTCGCCTGCGGCGGCGTGGGGGCCGAGACCTGGCGGGACAACACCGAGGTGGACTTCTTCAGCGTCAAGGCCGACCTCGAGGCCCTCGTGGCGCGCTCGGGCGCAGTCCTGCGCTGTGCTGCTGGCGAGCACGCCGCCTTGCACCCGGGACGCTGCGCCGAGGTGCTGATCGACGGCAAACCCGCCGGTTGGCTCGGCGAGTTACACCCGACACACATCGAATCGCTGGGACTCAGCACGCGCCCGGTGGTGTTCGAGGTGGCACAGGACGCGCTGTCCGGCGGCCAGTTGCCGACCTTTGCAGGGTTGTCCAGGTTCCCGGCTGTCCGGCGTGACCTGGCGCTGGTGCTGGACGCGGCCATTCCGGTCCAAGGATTGCTGGATGTGGTAAGGCAGCACGCCGGTGCGACGCTGAGCGATCTCATCGTATTCGACGTGTACACCGGCGTAGGTGTAACCGATGGATGCAAAAGTGTTGCTTTGGGCTTGATTTTACAGGACTTTTCGCGCACTCTCAGTGAGCAGGATGTGGATGACGTGGTGTCCCGTGTCCTGGAGAACGTGGCAAAGGAGTTGGGCGCGAAGCTCAGGTAG
- a CDS encoding LysR substrate-binding domain-containing protein, with product MALPRRYLPPLHWLSAFEAAARCGSFSAAARELALTQSAVSKQVAALEGRLETQLFARERQRVRLTAAGDRYAREVRTALEQLASASLNLRANPEGGALHLAVLPTFAARWLAPRLSSFVTEHPGVTLNLTTRIRPFDVSEAPFDAAITVGGATWPGTEQQDLMSETLLPACSPVLKRTHRFEQPADLLRAPLMNLETRAGAWQRWLGHHGVVAEANELLVFDQFATAAQAAISSLGTALLPQFLIQGELDAGLLVPALPLPITSESGYHLVWPASRRDYPPLAAFRAWLTPLATAETDPA from the coding sequence ATGGCCCTGCCCCGCCGCTACCTGCCACCGCTGCACTGGTTGTCCGCCTTCGAAGCGGCGGCCCGCTGCGGCAGTTTCAGTGCCGCTGCGCGCGAGTTGGCGCTGACGCAAAGCGCGGTCAGCAAGCAAGTGGCGGCGCTTGAAGGGCGGCTTGAAACCCAGCTGTTCGCACGCGAGCGCCAACGCGTGCGGCTGACCGCCGCCGGCGACCGCTACGCGCGCGAGGTGCGCACAGCGCTCGAGCAGCTGGCCAGCGCCTCGCTGAATCTGCGCGCCAACCCCGAAGGCGGTGCGCTGCACCTCGCCGTGCTACCGACCTTCGCTGCGCGCTGGCTCGCTCCACGGTTGTCCAGCTTCGTCACAGAGCACCCCGGTGTCACCCTGAACCTCACCACGCGCATCCGCCCTTTCGACGTGAGCGAGGCGCCCTTCGACGCGGCCATCACGGTCGGCGGGGCCACCTGGCCCGGCACCGAGCAACAGGACCTGATGAGCGAAACCCTGCTGCCCGCCTGCTCACCCGTGCTCAAGCGCACCCACCGATTCGAACAACCGGCCGACCTGTTGCGCGCGCCGCTCATGAACCTCGAAACCCGGGCGGGGGCCTGGCAACGCTGGCTCGGCCACCACGGCGTGGTGGCCGAGGCCAACGAGCTTCTGGTGTTCGACCAATTCGCGACGGCAGCGCAGGCCGCCATCTCGAGCCTCGGCACCGCACTGCTGCCGCAGTTCCTGATCCAGGGCGAGCTCGACGCCGGCTTGTTGGTGCCCGCACTGCCCCTGCCGATCACCAGCGAATCGGGCTACCATCTGGTCTGGCCAGCGTCGCGCCGCGACTACCCTCCGCTCGCAGCCTTTCGCGCCTGGCTCACCCCGCTGGCCACCGCTGAGACCGACCCCGCATGA